The window TACAAGCTTTGGATACAAGCCTTTCGTTATTCCTGCAGCTAACCTTTCTGAATCATATACAAATCCAGACGGCATCTCTCGAGGAGCATGTCAATACTGTGCATACTGTGAAAACTTTGGATGTGAATATGGAGCGAAAGGTGACCCTGCTGTAACAGTTATTCCGGTTGCAAAACAAACAGGTAAGCTAGACCTTCGTACACATTCTAATGTTTTAGAATTAACTAAAAGTGGTGGTAAAGCAGACGGAGTTATTTATGTAGATATGCTAACTGGAGAAAAGTTTGAACAACCTGCAGATGTAGTTGTAGTGGCAAGTTATGTATTCAACAATTCTCGTTTACTTCTAAACTCTGGTATTGGTACTCCATATGATCCAAAAACAGGTAAAGGGACAATCGGTAAAAACTATTGTTACCAAGTAACTGCTGGTGGTTCACAATTATTCTTCGAGGATAGAGAGTTTAACCTATACGGTGGCGCAGGTGCATTAGGTATTGAAATCGCTGAATATATGGGTGATAACTTTGACCATGCTGAAGTAGACTTCTTACATGGTGCTGGTATTCGTTCAACACAATACGGCGACCGTCCGATTGCAGTAAACCGTGTACCTGCAGGAACACCAGCCTGGGGTGCTGAGTTCAAAGAGAAATCTATTAAATATGCGAATTCAAACTTCCCAGTTAAAACGCAAGGTGCTTCTTTACCACATAAAGAAAATTACCTAGATCTTGACCCAGAATTTAAAGACGAATTTGGATATCCACTATTACGCATGACATATGAATATACAGATAATGACCGTGCGATGGGTAAATACATGTCTGCTATCACGCGTAAATTTGCTGAAGAAATTGGCGCAGATATTATTGATACAAATGAAGTGCAAGCTCCGTTTAACGTAAACAAAGATGGAAACACTCATAACACAGGTGGAGTAATAATGGGAACAGACCCTGAGAAATCTGCTCTAAACACCTACCTACAAATGTGGGAAGCTGAAAACGTATTTGTTTTAGGTGCATCTGCATTCCCACATAATAGTTGCTTTAATCCAACTGGTACACTGGGTGCACTTTCTTATCGTGCTGCAGAGGGTATTCAGAAATATTTAAAAGAAGGCGGATTACTAGTTAAAGCATAAATGACAACTAGTTATTCTATAAAAGAGCTCTTGACCCGTATTTAATTCGCGGTCAGGAGTTTTTTTATAGAATAAAAAGTATATAGCCTTCCTACAAAATAACGTCTAGGGCAAGGGCTGTCACCTCGCTATTCCTCATTTGCCTGCTATGAGCAGGACCTTGGATTATTAGGGATAACAACAAGAAAAATAGACATTATAAAAGTAATGTATCTTCGGGAGCTTCTAAACTTTTTTCGAAAATTGTAGGAGAGGGACGGACATCCAAACGTCATCAAGACATCCTCTATAAAAATCATTCTCTAATAATTTAGTAATACGTATGTACCTAGTATTTGTTTCACTAAAAGTGAATGTGATTTTAGAAATCAGAAGCAGCCCAAATGCTACTTAAAGTAAATTCCTATTTCTTTACTTTATACGGTGAGTTTTATACAGGCTTGTTAGAAACTAAAGGTTTATAATTCGATGTTTAAGAAAAATATTCCTGTTGCCTTGCTCACATTGCTTGTCTCGGGTTGTAGTGATAGAGAAGAAGCAGAGGTCACAGGGCAGGTAGAGGATGTAGAGGTAGAAGAAAAACAATCGGTAGAGGAAACAGACTCAGAAGGAAAGGGAGTTGACCTTACTGTCATTGACCAATTACTTGCCATCAATAAAGAACTAAAGTCCACCAAAGAAAAAGAGGGAGATGACGAATATGAACGCATACATCAAAATATCGACGCATGGGTAAAGGAAATAGAAAAAATTAGATCAGAGCAATAAATAAATCCCTATGCAGCATACTATCATTGAATAGTTTGTTCATAGGGATTTTTAGATTGCAGATTGTTGGAAGATTACGACTAACTTCTGTAGTATTTAAATAGAAAATAAATTATCCGCAAAAGAAGGACGAGTAAAGGAGTTAAAACAATGAAGAAAAAATACGAAAAGATTTTTCAAGAATTTACGTTTCCATCAGGAGTAGAAGTAAAAAATCGAATTATGGTAGCACCGATGACTAACTATTCCTCTGAAGAAAATGGGGAGGTTTCTCAAAGAGAGCTAGCTTATTATAAAAAGCGTACTGGTGGAGTCGGGACATTCATTACCGCTTGTGCGTATGTAAGTAAAGATGGAAAAGGATTTCCGGGGCAATTCGGTATAGATGATGACAAATTTCTTCCGGGATTGAAAGAACTAGCAAAAGTTATTCAGTCGAATGGGACAAAAGCGATTATCCAAATTTATCATGGGGGCAGACAGTCACCTCCAGAATTACTTCCAGACCAGCAACCAGTTTCGGCTAGTGCAATCGCCGCAGAACGTGAAGGGGCAATCGTACCGAGAGAGATGACGGAGGATGAAATAAATCATACAATCCAAGCTTTTGGTGATGCTACTAGGAGAGCTATTGAAGCAGGTTTTGATGGAGTAGAAATCCATGGTGCGAACACTTATTTACTGCAACAATTTTTCTCGCCACATTCAAATAGAAGAGAAGATAACTGGGGCCGATCACTTGAAAATCGAATGAAGTTTCCTTTAGCAATCGTAGGTTCTATCAAAAAAGCAGTGAAGAAATACGCGAAGACACCATTTATCGTCGGCTATCGAATATCGCCAGAAGAAGGGAGTAATCCAGGGATTCAATTGGAAGATACACTTCAATTTGTAGATAAGCTAGCAGATCAAGGATTAGATTATTTACATGTGTCAGTTAATCATTTCTGGAATGGTTCTTTCCGCGAAAAAGATGAAACACAGTCGAGAATTATTAAGATACATGAAAAGATAGGAGATCGTGTTCCAGTAGTTGGGGTAGGTTCATTGCATACACCTGATGAAGTAGTAGAAGCACTTGGAACAGGTGTCCCGCTCATTGCACTGGGTCGCGAATTACTAATGGAACCGAAGTGGATTGAGAAAGTCCAAGCAGGTGAGGAAGATCAAATACGTAAAACCCTTTCTAGACATGCTCAGGAAGAATTAGTTATTCCTGACCCATTATGGGACAGGCTGATGAATGTAAAAGGCTGGTTGCCAGTAGAAGATTAAAATGCGCAAGCCCCCTTTTCAACGGAAAAAGTGCGTCCAAGTGAGAATCCACAGGAGGCTTACGGACCACCCGCGGAAAGCGTTCGACTGAAACAGAAATCAGCAGTAATATTGGATAGATCCTATTCTTCAAAATACCTAAAACACGGGGTTTTTGGAACGGAAAGGAGCCGAGAAAAGTGATAAGCACTTTTCTTGGCTCCTTTGTTTGGGACAACAGTTTATTCATTTTATAAGTAGAGAATTTAAGCATATTAACGTGAAGTATATCCTGCATCTGCATGAATAGTTGTACCCGTCACGTAAGATGACGCATCAGATGCTAACCATAACGAAGCTTGTGCAATTTCGCGTGGTTGACCAAAACGATTTAACAAACTTAATTGAGGAGCATATTCCTCCTCTGTATATCCGAATTGCTCTAATGCTCCGCGTAGCATAGGTGTATCAATTGCACCTGGTGCAACAGAGTTTACACGAATGTTCAATGGGCCATTTTCTAAGGCTGCGACTTTTGTTATTCCTACTACACCGTGTTTAGCAGCAACATAGGCAATGTTATCTGATTGTGGACGGAAACCACTTACAGAAGAGATATTAATAATAGATCCGCCATGACCTTGTTCGCGCATTTGTTTTAATTCATATTTTAGGCATAATGCAGTTCCTGTTAAGTCAACACCGATTAGACGGTTCCAATAGTCTTCATCGAAATCATGTGCAGGCTTATCATCTGGAGTAAGTGCAGCGTTATTAACTGCAACATCCAATTTACCATACGTATCGACAGCAAATTTAACCATTGCTTGAACAGCCTCTGAATTAGATATGTCCACTTTAACGAATGACGCCTCACCGCCAGCAGCTTTAATTTCTTCTGCTACAGCTTGTCCTTTTTCTTCATTGAAATCAGCAATAACGACTTTTGCTTTTGCTTCTGCAAATAATATAGCTGTTTCTTTTCCCATACCCATTGCAGCGCCAGTAACGATTGCTACTTTACCTTCTAAGACCGGAAATGTCATGATATAAAACCTCCAAATTATTTTGTCTACACTTCTATTCTAGTGTGGGATAATAACATTACAAGAAACAGAATGTCTTTGAATGTTCACTAATAAACAAACATCCTCACTTTGTGCAATAAAATAACTATTCACGGAGGTACATATGAACGAATTTGCAGATAAGAGAATTCAAAGGTCTAAAGAAATTTTAAAATCAACATTTATAGCTCTGCTAGAACATAAGGATTTCAATGATATTAGTGTTACGGAAATTGTTAAAATGGCAAATTATAATCGAGGAACATTTTATAATAACTTTGGGACAAAAGAATATTTATTAGATGAAATTATACATGAAACCTTAGATGAGTTAAAAAGTGAAATTAGAAAGCCGTACAATCGAACATTAAATGTTAATTTATTGGAGATGAAACCAGAGGATATAAGTGTATTTCATTATTTTATAAAGGAACAACAGTTATATTCGATATTATTGAGTACGCATATTCGTGTAGATTTTCGTCATCAATTAGCAAAAACAATTGAAGAATTATTTATCAAAGAATACCAGTTTGAAATTCCAGAACAGCTTCATCTAGATAGCTCCTGGTTATATGTATATAGGGCACATGGCGTTGCAGCTGTGATGATAAGATGGTTAGAAAATGGCTGTGTGGAATCACCTATGGAAATGTCTAAACAAATTCTATTGTTAATGATAACCGGTACCTCGACATTTATTAATAAAAATATGGCAGACAAATAATGCAAAAGGTGCTTCGATTTTCACGAGAAGTTGATTGATTGGAATTTTCCATTTTACAGGTCTATGATAGGAATAGATTACTAACATAAAGGAGTTGCTAAACATGGGACAATCATTAAAAGGTAAAGTGGCGTTTGTAACGGGAGCAGGAAGAGGTATTGGCGAAGCTATAGCAATTGCTTTGGCAAAAGAAGGAGTAAACGTTGGATTACTTGCAAGAACAGAGGAAGCGTTAAAGGATGTAGCCAAGGAAATAGATGGCTTAAATGTTAAAGTGGCATATGCACCTGCAGATGTTTCTTCTTTAGAAGAAGTGGAACAAGCAATAGAGAAATTAACGAATGAATTAGGACCGGCTGATATATTGATCAACAATGCAGGAATCGGTGGCTTTGTTAAACTAGTAGATACGGATCCTGTGGAGTGGAAGAAGATTATCGATGTTAACTTAATGGGTACTTATTATGTGACACGTACAGTACTTCCACAGCTAATCGGAAAAAATGGAGGAGATATTATTAATATTTCTTCTACGAATGGATTAAATGGAGCACCTGGTTCAAGTGCTTATAGTGCATCTAAATTTGGGGTTATTGGACTAACAGAATCATTAGCTCAAGAAGTTCGTCGAAATAATATACGCGTAACAGCATTGACTCCAAGTACAGTAGTAACAGAGCTTGCTACTAATTCATCCTTAGTGGATAAAGATAAAATTGAACAATTTATGCAACCAGAAGACATAGCGGAGTTCATCGTGTCCCAATTAAAATTAAATCCAAGAGTCTACGTGAAAACAGCTAGTCTATTAGCGACAAATCCTTTCTAAATGTGATTTTTAAACAATCAGACCCATTAACCTTTTTAGGTATGGGTCTTTTTTGTTGAAATGTTTTTTTAATGACTAAGATACCCTTCAATGCTTACATTAAGTAGATGAGGTTGAATGGCCCTGAAG is drawn from Psychrobacillus sp. INOP01 and contains these coding sequences:
- a CDS encoding GMC family oxidoreductase, with product MVTKLPKVPVVVVGMGWAGGIVSAELTKAGISVVGLERGKDRTTADYAMGHDELRYQHRQELMQDLSKETITYRNTVSGKALPMRHYGTFIVGDGVGGAGSHWNGQTYRFLPYDFEIRTKTIERYGIEKIPAWMEGLNDWGITYDEMEPYYDTFEKMAGISGETVELWGKRTNPYPTPPLVKTQLMKEFEKAATSFGYKPFVIPAANLSESYTNPDGISRGACQYCAYCENFGCEYGAKGDPAVTVIPVAKQTGKLDLRTHSNVLELTKSGGKADGVIYVDMLTGEKFEQPADVVVVASYVFNNSRLLLNSGIGTPYDPKTGKGTIGKNYCYQVTAGGSQLFFEDREFNLYGGAGALGIEIAEYMGDNFDHAEVDFLHGAGIRSTQYGDRPIAVNRVPAGTPAWGAEFKEKSIKYANSNFPVKTQGASLPHKENYLDLDPEFKDEFGYPLLRMTYEYTDNDRAMGKYMSAITRKFAEEIGADIIDTNEVQAPFNVNKDGNTHNTGGVIMGTDPEKSALNTYLQMWEAENVFVLGASAFPHNSCFNPTGTLGALSYRAAEGIQKYLKEGGLLVKA
- a CDS encoding SDR family NAD(P)-dependent oxidoreductase; the encoded protein is MTFPVLEGKVAIVTGAAMGMGKETAILFAEAKAKVVIADFNEEKGQAVAEEIKAAGGEASFVKVDISNSEAVQAMVKFAVDTYGKLDVAVNNAALTPDDKPAHDFDEDYWNRLIGVDLTGTALCLKYELKQMREQGHGGSIINISSVSGFRPQSDNIAYVAAKHGVVGITKVAALENGPLNIRVNSVAPGAIDTPMLRGALEQFGYTEEEYAPQLSLLNRFGQPREIAQASLWLASDASSYVTGTTIHADAGYTSR
- a CDS encoding 3-ketoacyl-ACP reductase translates to MGQSLKGKVAFVTGAGRGIGEAIAIALAKEGVNVGLLARTEEALKDVAKEIDGLNVKVAYAPADVSSLEEVEQAIEKLTNELGPADILINNAGIGGFVKLVDTDPVEWKKIIDVNLMGTYYVTRTVLPQLIGKNGGDIINISSTNGLNGAPGSSAYSASKFGVIGLTESLAQEVRRNNIRVTALTPSTVVTELATNSSLVDKDKIEQFMQPEDIAEFIVSQLKLNPRVYVKTASLLATNPF
- a CDS encoding TetR/AcrR family transcriptional regulator — translated: MNEFADKRIQRSKEILKSTFIALLEHKDFNDISVTEIVKMANYNRGTFYNNFGTKEYLLDEIIHETLDELKSEIRKPYNRTLNVNLLEMKPEDISVFHYFIKEQQLYSILLSTHIRVDFRHQLAKTIEELFIKEYQFEIPEQLHLDSSWLYVYRAHGVAAVMIRWLENGCVESPMEMSKQILLLMITGTSTFINKNMADK
- a CDS encoding NADH-dependent flavin oxidoreductase; its protein translation is MKKKYEKIFQEFTFPSGVEVKNRIMVAPMTNYSSEENGEVSQRELAYYKKRTGGVGTFITACAYVSKDGKGFPGQFGIDDDKFLPGLKELAKVIQSNGTKAIIQIYHGGRQSPPELLPDQQPVSASAIAAEREGAIVPREMTEDEINHTIQAFGDATRRAIEAGFDGVEIHGANTYLLQQFFSPHSNRREDNWGRSLENRMKFPLAIVGSIKKAVKKYAKTPFIVGYRISPEEGSNPGIQLEDTLQFVDKLADQGLDYLHVSVNHFWNGSFREKDETQSRIIKIHEKIGDRVPVVGVGSLHTPDEVVEALGTGVPLIALGRELLMEPKWIEKVQAGEEDQIRKTLSRHAQEELVIPDPLWDRLMNVKGWLPVED